A single Henriciella sp. AS95 DNA region contains:
- a CDS encoding MucR family transcriptional regulator, with the protein MDASVEDKASAREALEFTSDIVAAYVSNNPVQSSELTNLIRDVHATLSNLSGEAAQPAAEIKPAVAVKKSVTDEHIICLEDGKKFKSLKRHLRAKYDMTPEEYREKWGLPYDYPMVAPSYARKRSKLAKQMGLGTGRK; encoded by the coding sequence GTGGACGCATCTGTAGAAGACAAGGCATCCGCCCGTGAGGCACTCGAATTCACAAGCGATATCGTCGCCGCTTATGTGAGCAACAATCCAGTGCAAAGCAGTGAGCTCACCAATCTGATCCGGGATGTCCACGCGACATTGTCGAATCTGTCGGGTGAAGCCGCGCAGCCAGCCGCCGAGATCAAGCCGGCGGTCGCGGTAAAGAAATCTGTGACGGATGAGCACATCATCTGCCTGGAAGACGGCAAGAAGTTTAAATCCCTGAAGCGTCATCTTCGCGCTAAATACGACATGACCCCTGAAGAATACCGCGAAAAGTGGGGTCTGCCTTATGATTATCCCATGGTTGCGCCAAGCTATGCTCGCAAACGCTCCAAGCTCGCTAAGCAAATGGGTCTGGGTACCGGGCGCAAATAG
- a CDS encoding HAMP domain-containing sensor histidine kinase, producing MSAFFVALSGGLSSPALIFAAFPSLFALSFGWRKLAVETSIFSLIATLGAIALSVSLGDMPGMSEASHASEMYAFAGLCVLPFIVSALVASRPSRREAQAFVPPAEVDGRYDQAFTDGLEELGDSQPGVMIVDVTREGRIRSASGNPPAGLLLRPGRVFLDAFSAPLRERVRTRFHAGGTFTEMIGDGRNVEFTVDRHDLGTRVFLDDVTDHSEQHAPALSEADTLSSGGIDELKAELAERTAFFAGLGHELKTPLNAILGFSDLMRTELRGPIPEAYKDYSHLIHESGQDLLLIVEDILDYAKAEAGHARLDIEPVDLVASAESVVAQLSGQAARMNVEIKLLATDEVWAMADPRAIRQIWQNLISNAIKYSEAGSTVTLDARAGRDAVALSCRDTGAGMDADDLDRIAKPFQQGRNAKGRAGTGLGLAVVQSFANQMRGKVVIDTAPGEGTRVRVILPKASASDVNGLEDAAE from the coding sequence ATGAGCGCCTTCTTTGTGGCGTTGTCGGGCGGTCTATCGTCCCCTGCACTTATTTTTGCAGCATTCCCTTCACTTTTTGCCCTGAGCTTTGGTTGGCGGAAGCTTGCGGTCGAAACCTCGATCTTTTCCCTGATCGCGACCCTCGGTGCGATCGCACTGTCGGTCAGCCTTGGCGATATGCCGGGTATGAGCGAAGCGTCTCATGCAAGCGAGATGTACGCGTTCGCGGGACTATGCGTGCTGCCTTTCATCGTCTCGGCACTCGTCGCGAGCCGCCCATCTCGAAGGGAGGCGCAGGCTTTCGTGCCGCCAGCCGAGGTCGATGGACGATATGATCAGGCTTTCACGGACGGATTGGAAGAGCTGGGTGATTCGCAGCCTGGCGTCATGATCGTCGATGTGACGCGAGAAGGGCGAATACGGTCCGCGTCGGGCAATCCGCCTGCAGGCCTTCTTCTGAGGCCAGGCCGCGTCTTCCTGGATGCCTTTTCAGCGCCTCTGCGGGAGCGAGTGAGAACGCGATTTCATGCCGGCGGCACGTTCACCGAGATGATTGGCGATGGACGAAATGTCGAGTTCACCGTCGATCGGCATGATCTCGGCACACGCGTATTTCTGGATGATGTGACGGACCACAGCGAGCAGCATGCACCAGCGCTGTCTGAGGCGGACACACTATCGTCTGGGGGCATTGACGAACTCAAGGCGGAACTCGCAGAGCGAACCGCCTTCTTTGCCGGGCTGGGCCATGAGCTGAAAACTCCGCTCAACGCCATTCTCGGCTTTTCCGACCTGATGCGAACAGAGCTGCGCGGACCCATTCCGGAGGCCTACAAAGATTATTCCCACCTCATCCACGAAAGCGGCCAGGATTTGCTGCTCATCGTCGAGGATATTCTGGATTACGCCAAGGCAGAAGCGGGCCATGCACGGCTGGACATCGAGCCGGTCGATCTGGTGGCAAGCGCTGAATCGGTTGTTGCGCAACTGTCGGGGCAGGCTGCCCGGATGAATGTCGAGATAAAGCTGCTGGCGACCGACGAGGTCTGGGCGATGGCCGATCCGCGTGCGATCCGTCAGATCTGGCAGAATCTCATTTCCAATGCGATCAAGTATTCAGAGGCCGGCAGCACTGTAACCCTGGACGCCAGGGCTGGCCGGGATGCGGTGGCGCTGTCCTGTCGAGACACAGGCGCTGGCATGGATGCAGATGACCTCGACCGGATTGCGAAGCCTTTCCAGCAAGGCCGCAATGCAAAGGGGCGCGCAGGAACCGGACTGGGCCTGGCTGTCGTGCAGAGCTTTGCCAATCAGATGCGCGGAAAAGTGGTGATCGACACCGCGCCGGGCGAAGGGACGCGCGTGCGTGTCATCCTGCCAAAGGCATCAGCGTCGGATGTGAACGGTCTGGAGGATGCAGCTGAGTGA
- a CDS encoding PRC-barrel domain-containing protein, protein MPTPQGHTTAIRGSRVIGTDVYSQAGDKIGEVEDVMLDKMSNNIMFAVVGFGGFLGMGEKYHAIPWASLDYEKDRGGYIVPFSKEQLEQGPADSIHELSKDDGYTARDAAFDHYQVERYW, encoded by the coding sequence ATGCCTACCCCTCAAGGCCACACCACCGCTATTCGCGGATCCCGCGTCATCGGAACCGATGTTTATAGTCAGGCTGGCGACAAGATCGGCGAAGTCGAAGATGTCATGCTCGACAAGATGAGCAACAATATCATGTTTGCCGTTGTCGGTTTCGGCGGATTTCTTGGAATGGGCGAGAAGTATCATGCCATTCCGTGGGCGTCGCTCGATTATGAAAAGGATCGCGGTGGTTACATCGTGCCGTTCTCGAAAGAGCAGCTCGAGCAAGGACCGGCCGATTCAATTCACGAACTCAGCAAAGACGATGGCTATACGGCTCGCGATGCTGCGTTCGATCACTATCAGGTTGAACGCTACTGGTGA
- a CDS encoding helix-turn-helix domain-containing protein has product MMTFSKRQQDEHRVRLAAGLTGFALMIPAEQILAADKRDHRIARARQIAMYLAHVGLGMSLARIATALDRDRSTVAYGCHKIEDFRDDPQIDEWLDSLEVQLRGAVELGRWSPAGGASDQSLRRMQLS; this is encoded by the coding sequence ATGATGACATTTTCAAAGCGGCAGCAGGATGAGCACCGAGTACGCCTGGCAGCAGGGCTGACAGGGTTCGCGCTGATGATCCCGGCTGAGCAGATACTGGCCGCAGACAAGCGAGACCACCGTATTGCACGGGCACGGCAGATCGCGATGTATCTTGCTCATGTTGGTCTGGGAATGAGCCTCGCACGCATTGCTACGGCGCTTGATCGGGATCGATCCACCGTGGCGTATGGCTGTCACAAGATTGAGGATTTTCGCGACGATCCACAGATCGACGAGTGGCTGGACAGTCTCGAGGTGCAATTGCGAGGGGCGGTCGAACTCGGACGCTGGTCACCGGCAGGCGGCGCTAGCGATCAGTCGCTTCGGCGGATGCAACTGTCCTGA
- a CDS encoding DUF1491 family protein, whose product MMEARLPSWLWVEALIKRAEVEGASCFVLQKGDRERGDVLVKVADLKGGARGYVPRTNMDGKRIFSDIRLQGIGDAEHEVDEYVSRARQRDSDLWVLEVEDRQGRHFLTEPVESPEQTE is encoded by the coding sequence ATGATGGAAGCAAGGCTGCCAAGCTGGTTGTGGGTCGAAGCCCTGATCAAACGCGCCGAAGTGGAGGGAGCGTCCTGCTTCGTGCTGCAAAAAGGCGACCGCGAACGCGGCGATGTGCTGGTGAAAGTGGCAGACCTGAAGGGCGGCGCCCGCGGCTATGTCCCGCGCACGAATATGGACGGCAAACGCATATTCTCCGACATTCGGCTTCAGGGCATCGGTGATGCGGAGCATGAAGTGGATGAGTATGTGTCGCGCGCCCGCCAGCGCGATAGCGACCTTTGGGTGCTGGAAGTTGAGGACCGCCAAGGCCGCCATTTCCTAACCGAACCTGTGGAAAGCCCAGAGCAGACTGAATGA
- a CDS encoding carboxylesterase family protein, whose amino-acid sequence MSFFRFGLRFSTFAAAVAITSCAATTTPAPQDTASSTVDVETSKPVADGPVANTAYGQVRGKLEEGVNVFLGIPYGADTRNTRFQRANKPEPWSDVLDADAYPDSTLQITGNTAFFKSWQPDPVPPHSENPLGLNVWTPGLDAKKRPVMVWLHGGGFENGNGSSTAYEGVNLANRGDVVVVTINHRLNAMGYLYLAELEGGEAYPDSGNVGNLDMIMALEWVRDNIANFGGNPENVTIFGESGGGRKVSTLVAMPEAEGLIDRAIVQSGSHLKIRTAEQATKDSVEFLSRLGLEPNELDKLGDVPSEAFEDALKKGRIYFGPVMDGRNMAAHPWDPSAPATAMDVPMLIGNNDDEASIFLFADPRVWKVDYDGIAPFLAPYGLEQDPQAIVDGYRELFPDESPTELLFTIVSDLRYGHNAVIQARLKSEQGGAPVWLYLFDWQTPIAGGKLKTPHALEIPFAFDTLENSESMVGDPAAAQDVADQVSEAWISFARHGNPNARGLPYWPQYDGRSSPVMRFNSVSEVETGYFEGERAILEAGQ is encoded by the coding sequence GTGTCTTTCTTCAGATTCGGACTACGTTTTTCAACATTCGCAGCAGCGGTGGCGATTACCAGCTGCGCAGCGACAACGACGCCTGCGCCGCAGGACACAGCGAGCAGTACCGTTGACGTCGAAACCAGTAAACCGGTCGCCGATGGCCCTGTGGCCAACACCGCTTATGGACAGGTGCGCGGAAAATTAGAGGAGGGCGTGAATGTTTTCCTTGGTATTCCGTATGGCGCTGACACCCGGAACACTCGGTTCCAGAGAGCCAATAAGCCAGAGCCGTGGTCGGACGTTCTCGATGCCGATGCCTATCCCGATTCAACACTGCAGATCACCGGCAATACGGCCTTCTTCAAAAGCTGGCAGCCTGATCCCGTGCCGCCGCACAGCGAAAACCCGCTGGGTCTCAACGTCTGGACACCAGGTCTCGACGCCAAGAAGCGCCCGGTCATGGTCTGGCTGCATGGCGGTGGTTTTGAAAATGGAAACGGATCGAGCACCGCCTATGAAGGTGTAAACCTTGCCAATCGCGGCGATGTCGTGGTGGTGACGATCAACCATCGTCTGAACGCGATGGGCTATCTTTACCTTGCAGAACTTGAGGGCGGCGAGGCCTATCCTGATAGCGGTAATGTCGGCAATCTCGACATGATCATGGCGCTGGAATGGGTGCGCGACAACATCGCAAACTTTGGTGGCAACCCCGAGAACGTGACAATTTTTGGCGAGTCCGGCGGCGGTCGAAAAGTGTCGACGCTGGTCGCCATGCCCGAAGCTGAAGGGCTTATCGACCGCGCCATCGTCCAGTCTGGCTCACACCTCAAGATTCGCACGGCCGAGCAGGCCACAAAGGATTCTGTCGAATTCCTCAGCCGGCTCGGTCTGGAGCCAAATGAGCTCGACAAGCTCGGTGACGTCCCGTCTGAAGCGTTCGAAGATGCGCTGAAGAAAGGCCGCATCTATTTTGGCCCGGTGATGGATGGCCGGAACATGGCGGCTCATCCCTGGGACCCGTCTGCCCCGGCGACGGCCATGGATGTTCCGATGCTGATTGGCAACAATGATGATGAAGCGTCGATCTTCCTGTTCGCTGACCCGCGCGTCTGGAAGGTTGACTATGATGGCATCGCGCCGTTCCTCGCGCCGTACGGCCTCGAACAGGACCCGCAGGCTATCGTCGATGGCTATCGGGAACTGTTTCCCGATGAGAGCCCAACCGAGCTGCTTTTCACAATCGTGTCTGACCTTCGTTATGGCCACAATGCTGTCATTCAGGCGCGACTGAAATCCGAGCAGGGCGGTGCGCCCGTCTGGCTGTACCTGTTCGACTGGCAGACGCCGATCGCCGGCGGGAAGCTGAAGACCCCGCATGCGCTCGAAATTCCGTTCGCGTTCGACACGCTGGAAAACTCCGAGAGCATGGTCGGCGATCCGGCGGCGGCCCAGGACGTGGCGGATCAGGTCAGCGAAGCGTGGATCAGCTTCGCCCGGCACGGAAACCCGAATGCGCGCGGTTTGCCTTACTGGCCACAATATGATGGGCGTTCATCGCCTGTCATGCGATTCAACTCGGTATCAGAAGTAGAGACTGGGTATTTCGAGGGGGAACGCGCCATTTTGGAGGCTGGACAATAA
- a CDS encoding ferredoxin--NADP reductase codes for MTTANAQTAAPRVNPNAPTEETVLSVHHYTDRLFKFRLTRPDAFRFRSGEFIMIGLPKEDGKPLLRAYSIASPSWDEELEFYSIKVQDGPLTSRLQKIQPGDKVLLGKKPVGTLVHDALVPGKRLWCFSTGTGFAPFASVIRDPETYEKFDEVIVTHTCRDVAELAYSREIVAETLNHEFLGEMAQGKLRLYATCTREPFDHSGRPTDLIRSGQLFDDLGIPPLNAADDRAMICGSMPMTLEMKDLMLKAGLNEGSNAAPAEFVIEKAFVG; via the coding sequence ATGACCACTGCAAATGCTCAGACAGCTGCCCCGCGGGTGAACCCGAATGCGCCGACCGAGGAAACCGTCCTCTCGGTGCATCACTATACGGACCGCCTCTTCAAGTTCCGGCTGACCCGGCCGGACGCTTTCCGCTTCCGCTCGGGCGAGTTCATCATGATCGGCTTGCCCAAGGAAGACGGCAAGCCGCTGCTGCGGGCCTACTCAATTGCGTCGCCGTCCTGGGATGAAGAACTCGAATTCTATTCCATCAAGGTGCAGGACGGTCCGCTAACCTCGCGCCTTCAGAAGATCCAGCCTGGCGACAAGGTGCTCTTGGGCAAGAAGCCGGTCGGCACGCTGGTCCATGACGCTCTGGTTCCGGGCAAACGCCTCTGGTGCTTCTCGACGGGGACAGGCTTTGCGCCCTTCGCCAGCGTGATCCGTGATCCGGAAACGTATGAGAAGTTCGACGAGGTGATCGTCACCCACACATGCCGCGACGTGGCTGAGCTCGCCTATTCGCGCGAGATCGTGGCAGAGACCCTGAACCACGAATTCCTGGGCGAGATGGCTCAAGGCAAGCTGCGCCTCTACGCGACATGCACGCGTGAGCCTTTCGATCATTCCGGCCGGCCAACCGATCTCATTCGCTCTGGTCAGCTCTTTGATGATCTCGGCATTCCGCCGCTGAACGCGGCTGACGACCGCGCCATGATTTGTGGATCCATGCCGATGACGCTGGAAATGAAAGATCTGATGCTAAAGGCTGGCCTCAACGAAGGCTCGAACGCCGCTCCGGCTGAGTTTGTGATTGAAAAAGCTTTCGTCGGTTAA
- a CDS encoding rhodanese-like domain-containing protein has product MGERRNAIIGLAMIVAFVASGLMANAQEGPAAEGSPEIDYPAFAMMTEDVMAYREGRLVSLADFNEMKAEEDAIILDTRSEAAYVMGHISGAVHLNFSDFTDEKLAEVIPSKDTRILIYCNNNFEDDVAPVVLKRAPLALNIPTFINLYGYGYENIYELGELVSTNDEAVNWVTSLQTP; this is encoded by the coding sequence ATGGGCGAACGTCGAAACGCTATAATCGGACTGGCGATGATCGTCGCCTTTGTTGCGTCCGGCTTGATGGCCAATGCGCAAGAAGGCCCCGCCGCAGAGGGCTCACCAGAAATCGACTATCCAGCTTTCGCGATGATGACCGAAGATGTCATGGCTTATCGCGAAGGTCGGCTCGTCAGCCTCGCAGACTTCAATGAGATGAAGGCAGAGGAAGACGCCATCATCCTCGATACCCGCAGCGAGGCGGCGTATGTGATGGGGCATATCAGCGGCGCTGTGCATCTTAATTTCTCGGACTTCACCGATGAAAAGCTGGCCGAGGTGATTCCCTCCAAGGACACGCGCATCCTCATCTATTGCAACAATAATTTTGAGGATGATGTCGCTCCGGTCGTGCTGAAACGTGCGCCGCTCGCTCTCAACATTCCGACTTTCATCAATCTCTATGGCTACGGCTATGAGAATATCTACGAACTTGGCGAACTCGTCTCGACCAATGACGAGGCCGTCAACTGGGTGACATCGCTGCAAACGCCCTGA
- a CDS encoding SufE family protein — MSVESQAQEIRDEFDFLDDWETRYAHIIDLGKANPPLEPHERTEQTRVRGCASQVWMVLSEDDAGHILIRAESDAMIVSGLIAILIRLFSGASHEDILAFDAPAFLEEIGVTGALSAQRSNGLASMLERIRTVASAEATDR, encoded by the coding sequence ATGAGTGTTGAGAGCCAAGCCCAAGAGATCCGCGACGAGTTCGACTTCCTGGACGACTGGGAAACGCGATATGCCCACATCATTGACCTCGGCAAAGCCAACCCACCGCTGGAGCCGCATGAGCGCACAGAGCAAACGCGGGTGCGTGGCTGCGCCTCACAGGTCTGGATGGTCCTCAGCGAAGACGATGCGGGGCACATCCTCATCCGTGCTGAGTCCGACGCGATGATCGTATCCGGTCTCATCGCCATTTTGATCCGGCTTTTCTCCGGCGCCTCTCACGAAGACATCCTTGCTTTTGATGCGCCCGCCTTTCTCGAAGAAATTGGCGTAACAGGCGCGCTCTCGGCGCAGCGGTCCAACGGCCTTGCTTCGATGCTGGAGCGCATCAGGACAGTTGCATCCGCCGAAGCGACTGATCGCTAG
- a CDS encoding thymidine kinase, with protein sequence MAKLYFTYSAMNAGKSTILLQSAYNYRERGMQVMLWTSGHYREGDAETAEICSRIGLEAEAHLYRDGLDLFDVIGARKNEGPLDGVFVDEAQFLESQQVWQLAHVADRLGVPVMCYGLRTDFQGKLFPGSAELLAIADQLREVRTICHCGRKATMTARMDQSGTALVEGAQVDVEKAQYVSLCRRHWEEVTHIHP encoded by the coding sequence ATGGCAAAACTCTACTTCACCTATTCAGCGATGAATGCTGGCAAATCCACAATCCTGCTCCAGTCAGCCTACAATTATCGCGAGCGCGGTATGCAGGTTATGCTGTGGACCTCGGGCCATTACAGGGAAGGGGATGCGGAGACGGCGGAAATCTGTTCTCGCATCGGCCTTGAAGCGGAAGCTCATCTTTACCGCGACGGACTTGACCTTTTCGACGTCATCGGCGCCCGAAAGAATGAAGGGCCGCTCGATGGCGTGTTTGTGGACGAAGCGCAGTTTCTCGAAAGCCAGCAGGTCTGGCAGCTTGCTCATGTCGCTGATCGGCTCGGGGTGCCGGTGATGTGCTATGGGCTGCGGACTGACTTTCAGGGCAAGCTGTTTCCGGGGTCAGCGGAGTTGCTGGCCATCGCAGACCAGCTTCGCGAAGTGCGGACGATCTGCCACTGCGGACGCAAGGCAACCATGACCGCGAGAATGGACCAGTCTGGCACCGCACTGGTCGAAGGCGCCCAGGTGGATGTCGAGAAAGCGCAATACGTTTCGCTCTGCCGGCGCCATTGGGAAGAAGTAACGCATATTCATCCCTGA
- a CDS encoding PAS domain-containing protein, whose amino-acid sequence MLNESRVNALTSAQKEILSHWRAAKGGLELPRRSDINPGQLRAHLSSISMIEIDESGDAWFRLVGSKLLSILGPKPGGRNLRDFSGEAASIWSLGLKAAAEAGRPMGGILERQSNRHSWLRLPLATGHPGRSLILCHDVILKSRIPEEDDPFRLFSGGPSQLAA is encoded by the coding sequence ATGTTGAATGAATCTCGTGTTAACGCTCTGACTTCTGCACAGAAGGAAATCCTGTCCCATTGGCGCGCAGCCAAGGGCGGATTGGAATTGCCGAGACGCTCGGATATCAATCCTGGTCAGCTGCGCGCGCATCTGTCTTCGATCTCGATGATCGAAATCGATGAAAGCGGAGACGCATGGTTTCGGTTGGTCGGATCGAAGCTGCTGAGCATCCTCGGGCCCAAGCCCGGAGGGCGCAATCTTCGTGACTTTAGCGGTGAGGCGGCCTCCATCTGGTCATTGGGGCTGAAGGCAGCGGCCGAAGCCGGGCGGCCAATGGGCGGCATTCTGGAGCGCCAGTCGAACCGTCATTCCTGGTTGCGGCTGCCGCTTGCCACGGGCCATCCGGGGCGCTCGCTCATTCTTTGCCATGACGTCATTCTCAAGAGCAGGATCCCGGAAGAAGACGACCCATTCCGCCTGTTCTCCGGTGGACCGAGCCAGCTCGCGGCGTAA
- a CDS encoding carboxylesterase/lipase family protein encodes MNLAPVRRLRIAFVACAMFATALPAAIAQEAPIADTEYGQVRGSIDEGVSVFLGIPYGADTSTTRFQPPKKPASWDGVKDALQYPDTTPQVELAGALFATWTPDPLPAQSENMLGLNVWTPGLDDRKRPVMVWFHGGGFTAGSGSSTTFQGTNLANRGDVVVVTVNHRLNGLGYLDLTSITDDPLYADSGNVGNLDMVASLEWVRDNIENFGGNPENVLIFGESGGGAKVSTLLAMPEAQGLIDRAVVQSGSMLKGRTPEEAAKDTAAFMEVMGADSLEDLLAATPEDFVEAFRAGSSNPEININYGPVVDNRSLPRDPFAPDAPQTAIDVPMLIGTNETEASLFLMADPSVFEITDADIPARLAPFMEDPAQAETLTSAYRDLRPELSSTDLLFAIASDLMFERPAFIQASRKAEQGGAPVWIYHFDWATPVMDGKIGSLHALEIPFAFDTLEHSASMIGDTDAPQIVADQMSEAWISFARFGDPNARGLPFWPAFDTESRAFMRINTESEVDTDYFEDEEAILSTLD; translated from the coding sequence ATGAACCTGGCTCCAGTGAGAAGATTGCGCATCGCCTTCGTGGCTTGCGCAATGTTTGCGACGGCACTTCCGGCAGCGATTGCTCAGGAGGCGCCGATTGCGGACACTGAATACGGTCAGGTTCGAGGGTCCATCGATGAGGGTGTCAGTGTTTTCCTGGGCATTCCTTACGGTGCAGACACGTCAACGACGCGGTTCCAGCCGCCGAAGAAGCCGGCATCATGGGATGGCGTGAAGGATGCGCTTCAATATCCCGACACCACGCCGCAGGTCGAATTGGCTGGTGCGCTGTTTGCGACGTGGACTCCGGATCCGCTACCCGCGCAGAGCGAGAACATGCTGGGCCTGAACGTCTGGACGCCGGGGCTGGACGACCGCAAACGGCCGGTCATGGTCTGGTTTCATGGCGGTGGGTTTACGGCCGGTTCGGGATCCAGCACGACCTTTCAGGGCACCAATCTCGCCAATCGCGGAGACGTTGTCGTCGTGACGGTGAACCATCGTCTCAATGGGCTCGGCTACCTCGATCTCACCAGCATCACCGATGATCCGCTCTATGCGGATAGCGGCAATGTCGGAAATCTTGATATGGTCGCCTCGCTTGAGTGGGTGCGTGATAATATCGAGAATTTCGGCGGCAATCCTGAGAACGTTCTCATCTTTGGTGAATCGGGTGGCGGCGCAAAAGTGTCGACCTTGCTCGCCATGCCCGAAGCACAGGGGCTGATCGACCGCGCTGTTGTGCAGAGTGGATCGATGTTGAAGGGACGAACGCCTGAAGAAGCGGCGAAAGATACGGCTGCTTTTATGGAAGTGATGGGGGCGGACTCCCTGGAGGATCTGCTGGCCGCGACACCGGAAGATTTTGTCGAGGCTTTCAGAGCGGGCAGTTCAAATCCGGAGATCAACATCAATTACGGACCGGTTGTCGACAATCGCTCGCTTCCACGCGATCCATTCGCGCCAGATGCGCCACAGACGGCGATCGACGTGCCCATGCTGATCGGCACGAACGAAACTGAAGCATCCCTGTTTCTTATGGCTGATCCGAGTGTGTTCGAGATCACGGACGCGGATATTCCGGCGCGCCTTGCCCCGTTTATGGAAGACCCCGCTCAGGCCGAAACCCTCACAAGCGCCTATCGTGACCTTCGCCCTGAGCTGAGTTCTACCGATCTTCTCTTTGCGATTGCCAGTGACCTGATGTTCGAGCGGCCTGCCTTCATTCAGGCGAGCCGTAAGGCGGAACAGGGCGGTGCGCCGGTCTGGATTTACCACTTCGATTGGGCGACGCCGGTCATGGACGGTAAGATCGGTTCTCTACATGCGCTCGAAATACCGTTCGCGTTCGATACGCTTGAGCATTCGGCGAGTATGATTGGCGATACAGATGCGCCGCAGATTGTTGCTGATCAGATGAGCGAGGCCTGGATCAGCTTCGCTCGATTCGGCGATCCCAATGCGCGCGGCCTTCCGTTCTGGCCCGCATTCGACACGGAATCGCGCGCTTTTATGCGTATCAACACCGAATCTGAAGTTGATACGGACTATTTCGAAGACGAAGAGGCCATCCTCTCCACGCTGGACTGA